The Rhodococcus rhodochrous DNA window GCGGTCTGTCTCCTGTTCGACACCGAGACCGACCGCGCGATCCGGCGACTGTGGGGCCGGCTCGAGGAGAGCGGCATCCCGACCCTGCTCACCCACACGCACCGCAAGCACGTGCCGCACCTGTCGTACGCGGTACTGCGGACCTACGATCCACCCGCCGTCGTCTCGGCCCTCGAGAACATGCCCGACGGGGGACCCGTCCCGGTCTACATCGACACGCTCGGGCTGTTCCGGCGCGGCCGGGCGTCGCTCGTGCCTGCCCCCTCGACCGAACTCGTGCAGCGGCAGGACCGCGTCGTGCAGGTCGTGGAGACGACGGGAGCGGACCTGCACCGCTACTACGTCCCGGGACGCTGGACCCCGCACTGTTCGCTGAGTCCCCGAACCCGGCGCGAGGAACTCGACCGCCTGGGCGCGGTCGTCTACGACGTGCTGCCCATCGAAGCGACACTCGATCGCGCGGTGCTGATCGACACCGCCACCGGCGAGCACACGCCGCTACGGATGATCCCGTGAGGGAAACTCACTCCTCGGGGTTCTCCACCCACGGTCCGTACGGGGGTGGGCCCTCGCTCTGGATCTGCAGGCCGAAGTGCGGACAGTGCTTCCACACGTAGCCGTGCAGGACGTGTTCTTCCGACGTCGCGGTGTTCATCAGGACGAGGTCGCCGCTGGGGCGGTGTTCGAGGGCGAAGCCGGACTCCCGCTGATCGAGAACCCACCATTTCGCAGTGCTCATGTCGGTGTCCTCCGCATGATCCGCTCGGCAGACGCGCACCTCCCACGTTAGCGCGGAAACCGTTCGTGATCGGCCGATTCGGCGATCACGCTCCGCTCAGCGCCCGGGCCGTCGCCTCGTCGGCGGGATAGAACGCCTCGATCGCCAGTTCCGACACCGTCACGTCGAGCGGGGTCCCGAAGAGGGTCGTCGTGCTGAAGAACGACAACTCGCCGGCCTCGGTCCGCAACCGCATCGGCACGACCAGCGAATGCGGTTCGACCTCGTCGACCGGATCGTCGCAGGGATAACCGGCGAGTTCGTCGTACAGGCGCAGCAGGACGGGGTCGGCGGTCGCACCGATCTGGTGTTGCAGCCGGGCGAGCAGATGACCGCGCCACTGCCCGAGATCGACGATGCGCGGCGCCAGTCCCCGCGGGTGCAGGGTCAGGCGCAGCACGTTGATCGGCGGTTCCAGCAGTTCCGGAGCGCACCCCTCGACGAACACCCCGACGGCGTCGTTGGAATCGACCATCGTCCAGTGCCGGTCGACGACGAGTGCGGGAAAGGGGTGGTGCGACGACAGGATTCGCGTGATCGCGTCGGAGATCGCCGCCATCGGCAGGTCGCCGAGGTGATGCTCGGGGTAGACGGGCGCGTGGCTCGCCGCGACCAGGATGGTGTTGCGTTCGCGCAGCGGGATGTCCAGCCGGTCGCTCAGCTTCAGCACGGTCGCTCGTGACGGGCGGGACCGGCCGGTCTCGACGAAGCTGAGATGCCGCGACGAGATGCCGGCGGTGTGGGCCAGGGCGAGCTGGCTCAGGCCGCGGCGCTCGCGCCATGCCCGCAGCAGGGCTCCGGCGTGGGGAGTGTCGACCGTGGTCATGCACCCGACAGTAGAGCCGGCGGGGAACGGTCACCATTACTTCCGGGGTAATCGATTCCGTGCACGACGAGGCGCAGGGTGGTCCCCATGAACGCATACGCAGTGGCTCATCTCCGCAACGTCGACCTCAACGACGACATCGTCCGGTACATCGAGACCATCGACGACACCCTCGCCCCGTACGACGGACGCTTCCTCGTCCACGGCGTCGACCCCGAAGGGATGGAAGGCCCCTTCGAGGGGAACCTCGTGATCATCGAATTCCCCGACGTCGACCGTGCCCGATCCTGGTACGAATCCCCGGAGTACCAGGCGATCCTCCCGCTCCGCACCGAGAACTCCGAGGGATGGGCGGTCGTCGTGCAGGGCACACCGCCCGGCTACCGCGCCACACACTTCCTCGACAAGGTGTTCGGCGCTCAGCGGTAGTTCAGGACAGGATGCCGGCCGCCCGGGCCGGTTCGGCGTAGGCCCGCGCCAGCGACTCCACCGTCTCGTGGGCGTTCAACCCGCTCGGATTGGGCACCACCCACAGCGGGACGTCGTCGATCGTGTCGTCCTGCCGCCCGGCCTTCGCCTTGCGCCGGCCGAAGGCCGCGCGGTAGGCGGTGATGCCCGCGACCGCCACGGCACGAGGGCGGAACTCGGCCACCACGTTCGCCAGATGGCGCCCGCCCTCACGCAGTTCTTCGTCGGTGAGCTCGTCGGCGCGGGCCGTCGCGCGCGGCGCCAGGTTCGTGATGCCGACACCCCGCTCGAGCAGGTGATCGCGGTCGGCGTCGCTCATGCCGGACGACGCGTCGATCAGCCGATCGACGATGCCGGCGCGGAACAGGGCGGGGTAGAAGCGATTTCCGGGCCGTGCGAAGTGGGCTCCCGTTGCCGCGGTCCACAGTCCCGGATTGATGCCGACGAACAACAGGCGGCAACCGGGCGCGACGAGATCGGGGATCACCGCATCGCGGAAGGACTCGAGTTCGGCTCGTGTGAAACCCATCCACCCAAACTAGCCGGAGCGACGCTCAGTCCGGCGGGAGCCAGGCTCCGTGCAGGCCGGCCGGGACACGGATCGGCAGACGGACCCGCGCGATCGGGCCCGACGCCGGGTCGGTCTCGGGGAAGACGAGGAACCAGCTCGTCATGTCCGCCCGGTCGGTCGCGATCGCGCCCCAGTAGCCGCCCGAATCACCCGAGAGATAGGCCGGTTCGCCGGGGGAGAGGGTCTCGTGCGCCCAGACCGATTCGGTTCCGGACGCCACATCGAACCAGAAGAGCGAATCGGCCGCTCCCGCAGGGAGTTTCTGCGGCCTGCTGCGCCCGATGGTCGCGACGACGGAGTGGCCGAGGGTCATCGACCGATCATCGATGCGGGGGAACTCGATGTCGCGTTCGTGCAGAGTCGTGCGGGTGATCCCGTTGCGACCGATCACGGCGCGTCGTAGGACGGACCGGTTCGGACCCGTTTTCTCGGTCAACGCGCCCGGATACGCCCACTCCACGTAGTCGAGTGCGACGTCGCCGTCGGGCAGGTCGAACGCGTTGGCGGTGTGCCACATCCAGAAGGTGTCGGTCGAGAACCACCGCACCTCCCCGCCGTCGCGGGGGACGAGTGCGACACGCGTTCCGCGCTCCGGCTTCCAGTCGAGCGGCGATCCGCCGGAGAAGATCTGCGAGAGGTCGAACACGAGCGGGGCCAGGACCAGAACGACATAGGTCGGTGTCAGCGCCATGTCGTGGATCATCAACGGCCGGTCGACGCCGTCGATCGGGGTCGGCGCGCGCGTCACCGTCCCGTCCGGTGCGACCACCGACCAGGTCAGATACGGCGGGTCGAGCATGTAGCAGAAGGCGACCATCTCGCCGGTGTGCGGATCGATCTTCGGGTGCGCCGTCAGCCCGACCGGCAGGGTTCCGTCGAAGGTCTCGCGTCCGAGCGTCTCGAGGTCGGAACCCAGGGTGTACGGCGGTGACGCCTCGGCCATCGCCATGAGCCGCCCGCCGTGCCGGACGACGTTGATGTCCGGCAGCTCGCGCATGGTGTTCGCGAGGTCGGGCCCGACCTCCTCCTCGGGAGGGAAGTACGGATCGGTGATGCCGGCCCACAGCGCGCGGCCGGCCTTCTCCTCCGCGACGACCTGCGGGGTCCGCACGAACCGGTTCGTGTAGCGGGCGGTGCCCTCGGAGATCTGCACGCGATGGACCATGCCGTCGCCGTCGATCGGGTAGACGTAGTGGCCGATCGGGTCGAAGCGCGGATTGGGTCCGTTGCGGAGATAGCTTCCGTGCAGATCTGCGGGAAGTTCCCCGTCGACCTCCAGCTCGCGGACGTCCACTTCCTCGCGTTGAGGCGCGAACAGGCCACTGAGATGCGGATGGTGTGCCAGATCGACAGGCGCCGGACGTTGCATGGCGACTCGCTTCGGTGGAGGCGAAATTCTTCCGTGGGGAAATCGTAGGACCGGGAAGGGCGATCGGTTCGTGATTCGGCGCGCCCGATCCGGCACCCGCGGACAGGGGCCGTGCATCGGATAGGGTTGTTGCCTACGTGCAGGACCGATAGTGCGGCCGCACGGCCGCGACGTTAGGGGAAGGTGTGCAGCGCCGGAACGCGATCGGAAACTCCGTCCGGAACACCGGAGGTGGCGAGGCCACGTTGCCGCCGTACACGGATCTTCTCTGGCCGACCGTGCAGGCGGTGATCGAGCTCGGCGGATCCGGCGTCATCGAGGAGATCGATTCCGCCGTGATCGCCCGGACCGGACTGTCCGAGGAAGCACGGGCAGTACTCCACGGCGACGGCCCCGGAACGGAGATCGAATACCGGCTGGCCTGGGCCCGGACGTACCTCAAGGGCATGGGCCTGCTGTCGAACACCCGCCGCGGTGTGTGGAGCGTGACCGACCGCGGCCGCGCTGTGCGCGAGTCGGAGATCAAGCCCATGCAGGTCGCGTACACGGCCGAGAAGCGCCGCAAGCGCATGGTGCGGAACGTCTCGCAGGGCGCCCAGGTCGTGCCGCTCGCAGCCGCCCCCGAGGATCCCGAACTGTGGCGCGAACCGGTCCTCGGCGCCGTCGCCGACCTGTCGGAGGACGGTTTCGAACGGCTCGCCACCGCGGTGCTGCGCGCGGCCGGATTCACCACCCTGACGATTCCGGCGCCGGGCGGATCCCACGCCCCCGAGGGCCACGTCGAGGGCACCGGAGTCCTGCGCGTGTCGCTGCTGAGCTTCTCGGTGTTCTTCCGTTTCCTGCGGGCACCGGAGAAGGCGGGTGCCGACGTGGTCCGCGAGTTCCGCGCCGCAATGGTCGGGCGGGGCGAGAAGGGCCTGCTCGTCACCACCGGATCGTTCACCGAGGACGCACGCGCCGAAGCCCACCGGCACGGTGCCCCGCCGATCGATCTCGTCGACGGCGACGGGTTGTGCGATCTGCTCAAGGAGCACGGTCTCGGTGTCCGCTCCACGGTGCGGACGATCGAGGACGTCTCCCTGGTGCCGGCCTTCTTCGCCGAACTGTCCGGCCGCTGACCTCGTAGCGCCGTCGCGATATCGGCTGCCGCGACCTGTCGAATTCCCCGTGTGGCCGGTGGGACACCTGTGATTGTGATGCAATACGGCGGACGTACGGACGGCAATACGAAGGACAGGTGGCGATGACCTTTTCGCGGCGGGACATGTTGCGGTACGCGACGCTCGGATCGGGCGTCGCGTTGATCTCTGCGCTCGGCGCGCCGGGCCTGGCCCAGGGACGCCCGGTGCTCGGGACGATCATCGACTACTCGGCCGCCGTGCCGTCGCCCTCGTCGATCCGCGCCGCCGGCCATATCGGCGCCATCCGGTACGTGTCCGACGCGCGGCCCGACGCGGCGTGGATGCGCGCCAAGCCGCTCACCGGACGGGAAGCGGACGCGCTGGTCGACAGCGGCCTCGAAGTGGTCTCGTGCTACCAGTACGGCAAGGCCGAGACCGCCGACTGGCTCGGTGGTTACGAGGCCGGTCTGAAGCACGCCCGGCGCGGCCTCGACCTCCACTACGCGGCCGGTGGCCCGGAGAACCGGCCGATCTACGCCTCGATCGACGACAACCCGACCTTCGAGCAGTTCACGCTCCAGGTCGTGCCGTACCTGCTGGGCTGGCAGGAAGTGGTCGGCGCCGGAAATCTCGGTGTGTACGCCAACTCGCCGACCATCGACTGGGCGTCGGCGGTCTCCCTCGGGTCCTTCTACTGGCAGCACGACTGGGGCACGCCCAAGGGGTACGTGCATCCGCGGGCGAACCTGCACCAGATCCCGGGCGAGGTCCGGATCGACGGCATCGGCGTCGACATCAACCACGTGCTCACGCCCGACTACGGCCAGTGGTCGCTTGCCGGCAGCGCACCGAGTTCCGCCCCGGGACTCCTGGGAAGTTAGCGCTCGGGTCGGGTCTCGTCGACGGGTCGCACGGAGCGGCCCGGCGGCGGGATGAGGATCGTGAAGACCAGCGCCACCACTGCCGCGCCCACCGCCACCAGGAAGCTGGCGCGGAACCCTTCCAGGGCGGGCACCACGGCGTCGCCGATGCGCTGGGTCATCGCCGCCAGCATCACACCTACCACCGCTGCGGCGCTCGTCGTGCCGATCGACCGCATCAGGGTGTTGAGGCTGTTGGCCGCGGCGGACTCGCGCAACGGCACGGCGCCCATGATGAGCGCGGGCATCGCGGCGTAGGCGAGACCCACACCGGCGCCGATGAGCATCGAGGCGCCGACGATGTGCCAGACCTCCTGGTACCGCACGTACGCCATCAGATAGCCGAGGCCCACCAGTACCGCGCCGCAACCGAGGGTCACGCGAGCCCCGAACCGCGTCGTGATGCGCGCCGAGACGGGGGACAGCGCCATCATGACGAGCCCCGCGGGAGCGAGCGCGATCCCGGCGGTGACCATCGTCTGCCCGAAACCGTAACCGGTCTCCGTCGGCGCCATCAGTAGCTGCGGGAACGCCAGGATGTTCGAGTACATCGAGAAGCCGAGTGCGACCGACGCGAGATTCGTCATGAGGATCGGCCGGCGGGCGGACAGCCGAAGGTCCACGAGCGGTCGCGGTATCCGCAGTTCGTACAGGCCCCAGCCGACGAACACCACGAGTGCCCCGGCGAGCATTCCGAGGGTGGCCGGGGCGGTCCATCCCCAGTCGTTGCCCTTGGTGACCGGCAGGAGCAACAACACGAGGGCGACGGAGAGCAACAGTGCCCCGGCGACGTCGAAGCGTCCCGGATTGCGTTGCGACGACTCGGGCACGACGAACAGGATCGCGGCGATCCCGATGAGTCCGAGGGCCAGCGAGGCGACGAAGAGCATATGCCAGTCGGTCGCCTGGGCGACGAAGGCCGCGGCGGGCAGGCCGATCGCGCCGCCGACACCCATCGTGGCGCTGATGGTGGCCATGGCGCCCGGGAGTCGCCGGGCGGGCAACTCGTCGCGCAGAATCGCGATACCGAGCGGGATCGCGCCCATCGCGGCGCCCTGTAGTGCCCGACCGACCACGAGCGGAACGAGGGTCGTCGCGAGCGCGCAGACCGCCGAACCGAGCACCATCAGCGACAGCGAGGCCAGCAGCATCCGGCGTTTGCCGAACATGTCGCCGAGGCGACCACTGATCGGAGTGACCACCGCGCCGGCGAGCAGAGTCGCCGTCACGGCCCAGGACGTGTTCTCGGGCGTCGCGCCGACGAGCACCGGCAACCGGGGGAGGAGCGGAACGATCAGGGTCTGCATGAGCGCGACGCTGATACCGACGGTCGCGAGGACCGGCACGATCCCGCGCGGGGCAGGAATCTCCCGGGTGGAGAGCGGTGTCTCTACGGCCATGCGGCTCCTCGGTCCGGGGCCGGGGTGACGCGGCCTACGACGACAATTTGTGCGCAATACGAACGACGCTGCCATCGTGTCTAACATGACGGGCCCGTCGATCCCTAGTGACCTTCCGCCTTCCGGTCCTGCGTGGTCGTTCGACCGGCTCCCGGTGTCAGGACTGACAGTGCTTGTCGGGCTCGGATTCGTCGACGGTGATCGAGAGCGGCGGATGCTCGTCGGGTGCGGAATGATCGCCCCGCCACGCCAGCAGCGACCAGCGCGACAGTCCGGACAGCGCCGAGCCGAGACTCGCGAACGACAGTGACGACAACGCCGAACCGAACGATCCGACGGAGCCGATGGACAGGACCGACCCGCAGCTACCGATCGACAGGATCGAGTACGAGGAACCGATCGACAGGATCGACCGCTCCGAGGCGATCGACAGGATCGAGCGGTGAGAGAGGAGCGAACGGCGGGAATTCACGGACGCGGCGCCGGCTCGGTGCCGCAGACGACGCTGCTTCGACGGGATGCGCGACGCGGGGAAGGCCATGCTCCGGTCTATCACGCCCGACAGCGACGGGGGAAGAGACGCGAAGGCCGCCGGGAGAAACTCCCCGGCGGCCTTCGGTACGTTCGACGTGATCTGCGTTCGACGTGATCAGGGCACGGCGACGAGACCCACGGTGGGCAGGAAGGTGCACGAACGCGGATCGGCGCCCTCGTCCTGCGTGGTGATTCCACCGGAGATCACGGCGAGGACCTGACCCGAACCGGTGTCGGCGATCGCGCTCAGCGTGGTCGGGCCGTCGGGGTTGATCTTCGCGTCGTTGGTGAGCGGCTGCGTTCCCGTGCGTCCGTTGGAGACGTTGACCCAGCTCAGGGTGAGCGGCTGCTGCTGTTCGCCGGCGGCGGGGGCGGTGCCCAGCGCGGTGAAGACGAAGCCGGTCTGGCCTGCGGCCGGTCCGGGAGGGGGAAGGTGGGACGGACCCGCGACCGCGAGGGCGGTGCCCACGGAGTCCTGGCTGTCGCCGATGCAACCCTTGCCGATCGTCGGGTAGAGGAACTGCGAGATCACCACGGCGCCGGGCTCGGGGATCTCGGGTCCGCCACCGCCGCTGCCGTCGAGGAAGGTGATGACGCGCTGGAGGGTGCTCTTCACGGACTCGGGGAGCTCGGAGTTCGCGAGCAGTTCCTTGGCCTGCGCCAGCAGGTCGTTCTTGCCGTCGGCCGCGTCGGCGACATCGGCGGGGCCTGCGGCCGCACCGATGATCGCGGGCGCGAGGGAAGCCAGGGCCTCGACCTCTTCGGGGTTCGCCCGGACCCCGGCGAGGAGGTCGGTCAACGACTCGACGGAAAGATCGGCGGGAATCTCGAACCGGGGCAGTTCGACGAGCCCTGCCAGATCCGGCAGCGCGGGTGGCGCCGGTTGCGCGACGGCCTGCGTAGGCACGGCCAATCCCGCGGTGGCGGCGAGTGCGCACAGCGTGAGCACCCGTCGCATTCCTCGAGTACGAAGCACTGTTCCCCATCCTTGTCGTTGAAGCATCCGGTTGTTCGGGACGAACGACCGGATGCTGACGGCTCGAGGGGACACTCTATGGACCCCCCGCACACGGGACAAGCCTGCCGTTTCGGAACGGCGCGCCCATCGCTGGTTCGGGATTCTAACCACGGGGTGTTCCGTCCCTCGGTTCCTGTCGAACATAACGCGTCCGACCTGAGAAGATTGTGACTGTAGATGAAATCGTTACGGGAGTGAACTCCGGTTCGTTTGCATGCCTATCGGAACGGTAATCTCCTTCGCCGGGTCCGGTTCACCGGACGGACGTTCGACGGGAGAGGCCGCACCGTAGTGCCACGAGGGTTTCCTTCGCACCGGATGTGGTGGTGCGCGGCGTTACTGGCGCTGTCCGTCGTCGTCCGGCTCGCCTGGGGATTCATCACTCCCAACGGCATGAACCTCGTCGACCTGCACGTCTACGTCGAGGGATCGGCCGCTCTGCTGCAGGGCGACCTCTACGGGTTCACCTATTCGGAGGACACCCCCGACTTCCCGCTGCCGTTCACCTATCCACCCTTCGCCGCCCTCGTCTTCCTGCCCCTGCACCTGATCCCGTTCGGGGTCCTGGGCGTGGCCTGGCAGCTGCTGACGGTCGCGGCGCTGTTCGCCGTCGTGTGGATCTCCCTCGAACTCGTCGTGGGCGCGCGGGCGCGGAACCGGTCGTGGATCGGTATCGCGATGCTGTGGACGGCTGCGGGCATATGGACCGAGCCGGTACGCACGACCCTCGACTACGGCCAGATCAACGTCTTCCTCGTCCTCGGCGTGATGCTCGCGGCCCGCAGTTCCCGATGGTGGCTGTCGGGTGGACTCGTCGGCGTACTCGCCGGGATCAAGCTCACGCCCGCCATCACCGGGCTCTACTTCCTCGCGCAGAGGCGCTGGCGGGAGGTGGTGTTCTCCGCGGTCGTCTTCGTAGGGACCGTCCTGGTGAGCCTGCTGGTGCTCGGCTCCCAGGCCGCCACCTACTTCGGGTCTCTCTTCGGCGACGCGGACCGGATCGGACCTGTCGTCTCGGTGTGGAACCAGTCGCTGCGCGGAGCGCTGGGTCGTCTCGCGGGTGAGGACGTCGGGCTCGGTCCGGTGTGGCTGGTCGGCGTCGTCGTCTGCGCGGTCCTCGCGTTCGCGGCGTGGCGGTCGCTGGGACCGCTGCCCGACGGAACGCACGACCGTCTCGGCACGCTGCTGATCGTGCAGCTGTTCGGTCTGCTCGTCTCGCCCATCTCGTGGGTCCACCACTGGGTGTGGGTCGTCCCGTTGCTGCTGTGGCTCGTCTACGGGCCACTCGTGCGGTCGCTCGGAGCCCGCATCGTGGCCGCGTGCTGGGCCGCGGTCACGCTGATCGGCGTTCCGTGGGTGCTGAGTACGGCGCAGAACTCGATCTGGGACGTCGAACGTCCCGCTCCGCTCGCCTGGCTCGGCGCCGTCAACGTGGTCGGTGTCCTCGCCGTCTACGTCGTCGTGATCCTCGCCGCCCGGGGACGCGAGGAGCAGGACGAACGGGCGACTACAGACCCGAGCGCCGTGCCTCCTCGTCGATCCGACGCGCAAGAGCCGGATCCGACTCCGTGATGCCACCGGCGGAATGTGTGCTCAACGCGAAGGTCACCTTCCGCCACCTGATGTCGATGTCCGGATGGTGATTCGCCTCCTCGGCGACGACGGCCACCCGGTCGACGAGCGCGATCGCGTCGGGGAAGGTGGGCGCCTCGATGGTGCGGACCAGCGACTGTCCCGCGCGGTGCCAGTGCGGCAACTCGGCGAGCGCGGCGTCGATCTCTCCGTCCGTCAGCAGCTGGGACATGACTCATTCTGGGACGATGCAGGTCATGTCTGCAAGCA harbors:
- a CDS encoding 2'-5' RNA ligase family protein encodes the protein MALAVCLLFDTETDRAIRRLWGRLEESGIPTLLTHTHRKHVPHLSYAVLRTYDPPAVVSALENMPDGGPVPVYIDTLGLFRRGRASLVPAPSTELVQRQDRVVQVVETTGADLHRYYVPGRWTPHCSLSPRTRREELDRLGAVVYDVLPIEATLDRAVLIDTATGEHTPLRMIP
- a CDS encoding helix-turn-helix domain-containing protein; protein product: MTTVDTPHAGALLRAWRERRGLSQLALAHTAGISSRHLSFVETGRSRPSRATVLKLSDRLDIPLRERNTILVAASHAPVYPEHHLGDLPMAAISDAITRILSSHHPFPALVVDRHWTMVDSNDAVGVFVEGCAPELLEPPINVLRLTLHPRGLAPRIVDLGQWRGHLLARLQHQIGATADPVLLRLYDELAGYPCDDPVDEVEPHSLVVPMRLRTEAGELSFFSTTTLFGTPLDVTVSELAIEAFYPADEATARALSGA
- a CDS encoding DUF1330 domain-containing protein; its protein translation is MNAYAVAHLRNVDLNDDIVRYIETIDDTLAPYDGRFLVHGVDPEGMEGPFEGNLVIIEFPDVDRARSWYESPEYQAILPLRTENSEGWAVVVQGTPPGYRATHFLDKVFGAQR
- the mug gene encoding G/U mismatch-specific DNA glycosylase; this translates as MGFTRAELESFRDAVIPDLVAPGCRLLFVGINPGLWTAATGAHFARPGNRFYPALFRAGIVDRLIDASSGMSDADRDHLLERGVGITNLAPRATARADELTDEELREGGRHLANVVAEFRPRAVAVAGITAYRAAFGRRKAKAGRQDDTIDDVPLWVVPNPSGLNAHETVESLARAYAEPARAAGILS
- a CDS encoding carotenoid oxygenase family protein; the encoded protein is MQRPAPVDLAHHPHLSGLFAPQREEVDVRELEVDGELPADLHGSYLRNGPNPRFDPIGHYVYPIDGDGMVHRVQISEGTARYTNRFVRTPQVVAEEKAGRALWAGITDPYFPPEEEVGPDLANTMRELPDINVVRHGGRLMAMAEASPPYTLGSDLETLGRETFDGTLPVGLTAHPKIDPHTGEMVAFCYMLDPPYLTWSVVAPDGTVTRAPTPIDGVDRPLMIHDMALTPTYVVLVLAPLVFDLSQIFSGGSPLDWKPERGTRVALVPRDGGEVRWFSTDTFWMWHTANAFDLPDGDVALDYVEWAYPGALTEKTGPNRSVLRRAVIGRNGITRTTLHERDIEFPRIDDRSMTLGHSVVATIGRSRPQKLPAGAADSLFWFDVASGTESVWAHETLSPGEPAYLSGDSGGYWGAIATDRADMTSWFLVFPETDPASGPIARVRLPIRVPAGLHGAWLPPD
- a CDS encoding restriction endonuclease, which gives rise to MQRRNAIGNSVRNTGGGEATLPPYTDLLWPTVQAVIELGGSGVIEEIDSAVIARTGLSEEARAVLHGDGPGTEIEYRLAWARTYLKGMGLLSNTRRGVWSVTDRGRAVRESEIKPMQVAYTAEKRRKRMVRNVSQGAQVVPLAAAPEDPELWREPVLGAVADLSEDGFERLATAVLRAAGFTTLTIPAPGGSHAPEGHVEGTGVLRVSLLSFSVFFRFLRAPEKAGADVVREFRAAMVGRGEKGLLVTTGSFTEDARAEAHRHGAPPIDLVDGDGLCDLLKEHGLGVRSTVRTIEDVSLVPAFFAELSGR
- a CDS encoding DUF1906 domain-containing protein, translating into MTFSRRDMLRYATLGSGVALISALGAPGLAQGRPVLGTIIDYSAAVPSPSSIRAAGHIGAIRYVSDARPDAAWMRAKPLTGREADALVDSGLEVVSCYQYGKAETADWLGGYEAGLKHARRGLDLHYAAGGPENRPIYASIDDNPTFEQFTLQVVPYLLGWQEVVGAGNLGVYANSPTIDWASAVSLGSFYWQHDWGTPKGYVHPRANLHQIPGEVRIDGIGVDINHVLTPDYGQWSLAGSAPSSAPGLLGS
- a CDS encoding MFS transporter; amino-acid sequence: MAVETPLSTREIPAPRGIVPVLATVGISVALMQTLIVPLLPRLPVLVGATPENTSWAVTATLLAGAVVTPISGRLGDMFGKRRMLLASLSLMVLGSAVCALATTLVPLVVGRALQGAAMGAIPLGIAILRDELPARRLPGAMATISATMGVGGAIGLPAAAFVAQATDWHMLFVASLALGLIGIAAILFVVPESSQRNPGRFDVAGALLLSVALVLLLLPVTKGNDWGWTAPATLGMLAGALVVFVGWGLYELRIPRPLVDLRLSARRPILMTNLASVALGFSMYSNILAFPQLLMAPTETGYGFGQTMVTAGIALAPAGLVMMALSPVSARITTRFGARVTLGCGAVLVGLGYLMAYVRYQEVWHIVGASMLIGAGVGLAYAAMPALIMGAVPLRESAAANSLNTLMRSIGTTSAAAVVGVMLAAMTQRIGDAVVPALEGFRASFLVAVGAAVVALVFTILIPPPGRSVRPVDETRPER
- a CDS encoding Rv1157c family protein, yielding MRRVLTLCALAATAGLAVPTQAVAQPAPPALPDLAGLVELPRFEIPADLSVESLTDLLAGVRANPEEVEALASLAPAIIGAAAGPADVADAADGKNDLLAQAKELLANSELPESVKSTLQRVITFLDGSGGGGPEIPEPGAVVISQFLYPTIGKGCIGDSQDSVGTALAVAGPSHLPPPGPAAGQTGFVFTALGTAPAAGEQQQPLTLSWVNVSNGRTGTQPLTNDAKINPDGPTTLSAIADTGSGQVLAVISGGITTQDEGADPRSCTFLPTVGLVAVP
- a CDS encoding mannosyltransferase, with product MWWCAALLALSVVVRLAWGFITPNGMNLVDLHVYVEGSAALLQGDLYGFTYSEDTPDFPLPFTYPPFAALVFLPLHLIPFGVLGVAWQLLTVAALFAVVWISLELVVGARARNRSWIGIAMLWTAAGIWTEPVRTTLDYGQINVFLVLGVMLAARSSRWWLSGGLVGVLAGIKLTPAITGLYFLAQRRWREVVFSAVVFVGTVLVSLLVLGSQAATYFGSLFGDADRIGPVVSVWNQSLRGALGRLAGEDVGLGPVWLVGVVVCAVLAFAAWRSLGPLPDGTHDRLGTLLIVQLFGLLVSPISWVHHWVWVVPLLLWLVYGPLVRSLGARIVAACWAAVTLIGVPWVLSTAQNSIWDVERPAPLAWLGAVNVVGVLAVYVVVILAARGREEQDERATTDPSAVPPRRSDAQEPDPTP
- a CDS encoding 4a-hydroxytetrahydrobiopterin dehydratase, yielding MSQLLTDGEIDAALAELPHWHRAGQSLVRTIEAPTFPDAIALVDRVAVVAEEANHHPDIDIRWRKVTFALSTHSAGGITESDPALARRIDEEARRSGL